In Cellvibrio polysaccharolyticus, a genomic segment contains:
- a CDS encoding RodZ domain-containing protein codes for MSVNDQVSDTETSLSPGQMLAQARERANLTHEHVAGALHMTVSKVKAIESDEYTKLNVETYIRGYLRAYSALVKIDCAPVLAAYERQVASGGRAIPKAEYVVRPAGERKGFGFILLILGLLALLLLISVWFLGNRIQSEPVLPPVAVASSSSSSVALSPVETVDEAGAVESASQDVSDASSSSAASSALPIAAEHLPVNLSAAAEVQTASQSQLDHLYFVFSDECWLEVSDAQGDVLATNLQQPGSRVALMGQAPFKVKLGKVRSATITLNERPFEVNPPEGVTEVYSFTVGY; via the coding sequence ATGTCTGTTAACGATCAGGTCTCTGATACTGAAACCTCTTTGTCACCTGGACAAATGCTGGCCCAGGCACGTGAGCGTGCCAATCTGACCCACGAGCACGTTGCTGGCGCTTTGCACATGACGGTGAGCAAGGTAAAAGCCATCGAAAGCGATGAGTACACCAAGCTGAATGTGGAAACCTACATTCGCGGATATTTGCGTGCCTATTCAGCGCTGGTAAAAATTGATTGCGCGCCGGTGCTCGCTGCTTACGAGCGGCAAGTTGCTTCAGGGGGCAGAGCAATTCCGAAAGCGGAATATGTTGTCCGTCCCGCTGGCGAGCGAAAAGGTTTCGGTTTTATTTTGCTGATTCTGGGCTTGCTGGCGCTGTTGTTGCTGATTTCGGTTTGGTTTTTGGGTAACCGCATTCAGTCCGAGCCTGTGTTGCCGCCGGTGGCTGTGGCTTCTTCCTCGTCATCATCGGTTGCGCTGTCACCGGTTGAAACGGTTGATGAAGCCGGAGCAGTAGAAAGTGCTTCGCAGGATGTTTCAGACGCATCCAGCAGTTCCGCCGCTTCCAGTGCGCTGCCAATCGCCGCCGAGCATTTACCGGTAAATTTGTCGGCGGCTGCAGAAGTGCAAACTGCCTCGCAAAGCCAGCTGGATCATTTGTATTTTGTGTTCAGCGACGAGTGCTGGCTGGAAGTGAGCGATGCGCAGGGCGATGTGCTGGCAACCAACTTGCAGCAACCGGGCAGCCGCGTCGCGTTAATGGGACAAGCACCTTTCAAGGTCAAACTGGGTAAAGTTCGTAGTGCGACGATTACGTTGAATGAACGCCCCTTTGAAGTCAATCCGCCGGAAGGTGTGACTGAGGTTTACAGCTTCACAGTGGGTTATTGA
- the ndk gene encoding nucleoside-diphosphate kinase: MALEQTLSIIKPDAVGENHIGEIVAHFEQAGLSIVAMKMIRLSREQAEGFYAEHIGRPFFEGLMNFMTSGPVVVQVLSGENAIQRNRELMGATDPAKAEPGTLRARFGSIVSANAVHGSDSPVSAAREIAYFFDQDAVLLRN; encoded by the coding sequence ATGGCTTTAGAACAAACCTTATCTATCATCAAGCCGGATGCTGTGGGTGAAAACCACATTGGCGAGATTGTTGCCCACTTTGAGCAAGCGGGCTTAAGTATTGTTGCAATGAAGATGATTCGTTTGAGCCGTGAGCAAGCCGAAGGCTTTTATGCCGAACATATCGGCCGTCCTTTTTTTGAAGGTCTGATGAATTTTATGACCTCCGGCCCGGTGGTGGTGCAGGTTTTGTCCGGTGAAAACGCTATTCAGCGTAACCGTGAATTGATGGGCGCTACCGACCCTGCCAAAGCAGAACCCGGTACCCTGAGAGCCAGATTTGGCTCAATCGTCAGTGCCAATGCGGTGCATGGCTCTGATTCGCCGGTGTCTGCCGCGCGTGAAATTGCATACTTTTTTGATCAGGACGCGGTGTTGCTGCGCAACTGA
- the sufD gene encoding Fe-S cluster assembly protein SufD: MSEFQELAIAFAAEQQSPAWLADFRRDAAQQWLNRAWPTRKTEAWQYTSLLPLQKAGVSGWSVAKQPADIDFVEVDATRLVFVDGIFSTELSDELPAEIVRFKDANSAQQDLINRYLGKIVDTERHVFSSLANAWVDDGVLVAVPKSVQLQKPVYVVHVSTSGVTPTVANQRLLVVTETGSALTVIEHFITTDEQQNGFVNSLSEIHVADNARVEHYRINLEQEGLIHIGGVHIDLHRSAHFRGFTIAQGSRLKRIDYQVNHRGEGASLDLQGIYLPRNNQVVDYHTNVQHMVPHCTSSEVFRGIIADSSRAVFNGRIYIHPHAQKTLAELSNKNLLTSAKAEIDTKPELEIYADDVRCAHGATVSQLNATALYYLQSRGVSRQEAEVMLSFGFINELLEQIQSSSVQDYLLPRIARLFGRDNELLQQIHHD; the protein is encoded by the coding sequence ATGAGTGAATTTCAGGAGTTGGCGATCGCTTTCGCCGCCGAACAACAAAGCCCGGCATGGCTGGCTGATTTTCGTCGCGATGCCGCGCAACAATGGCTGAATCGCGCCTGGCCTACGCGCAAAACCGAAGCCTGGCAGTACACCTCGTTATTGCCGCTGCAAAAAGCTGGCGTATCCGGCTGGTCAGTGGCCAAACAACCAGCGGATATCGACTTCGTTGAAGTGGATGCAACGCGTCTGGTTTTTGTCGATGGTATTTTTTCTACTGAACTTTCGGATGAATTGCCTGCGGAAATTGTGCGTTTTAAAGATGCCAATTCAGCGCAGCAAGATCTGATCAATCGCTATCTTGGCAAAATTGTTGATACCGAGCGTCACGTTTTCTCCTCGCTGGCCAATGCCTGGGTAGATGACGGCGTGCTGGTGGCGGTGCCCAAATCGGTGCAGCTGCAAAAGCCGGTGTATGTGGTGCATGTTTCTACCAGCGGCGTAACGCCAACGGTTGCCAACCAGCGCTTGCTGGTGGTGACGGAAACCGGTTCGGCGTTAACGGTTATCGAACACTTCATCACCACCGATGAACAGCAAAATGGTTTTGTAAACAGCCTGAGCGAAATTCACGTGGCCGACAACGCCCGGGTTGAGCATTACCGCATCAACCTCGAGCAGGAAGGCTTGATTCACATTGGTGGCGTGCACATTGATTTGCACCGCAGTGCGCATTTTCGCGGTTTCACTATCGCCCAGGGCAGCCGCCTGAAGCGTATTGATTATCAGGTCAATCACCGTGGCGAGGGTGCTTCTCTGGATTTGCAGGGTATTTATTTGCCGCGCAATAATCAGGTAGTGGATTACCACACCAATGTGCAGCACATGGTGCCGCATTGCACCAGTAGCGAAGTGTTTCGCGGCATTATCGCCGACAGTTCGCGCGCGGTATTTAACGGGCGCATTTATATTCATCCGCATGCGCAAAAAACGCTGGCAGAATTGAGCAATAAAAACCTGCTCACCTCGGCCAAAGCGGAAATTGATACCAAGCCGGAACTGGAGATTTATGCCGACGACGTGCGTTGTGCGCACGGTGCAACGGTCAGTCAGCTGAATGCCACTGCGCTTTATTATTTGCAAAGCCGCGGCGTGTCCCGTCAGGAAGCCGAGGTTATGCTGAGCTTTGGTTTTATCAACGAGTTGCTGGAGCAAATTCAGTCTTCTTCGGTGCAGGATTATTTGTTGCCACGTATTGCCCGTTTGTTCGGGCGCGACAACGAATTGCTGCAGCAGATTCATCATGACTGA
- the pilW gene encoding type IV pilus biogenesis/stability protein PilW — MNNKVAKARHYFLACLVALLTAGCVTETNKPNRQSVDKVKALELHIQLAEGYIRNSNRESARHHLRKAFEIDRNSAPATAAMAKLYELEGESKLAEESYRNALRRDRNLTTARNDYGLFLYRKKRYEEALEEFEIAAADLDYDNRARTLVNVGRTARKLGKDERAETVFKHALVLNRQLPSAMIELAEISFLKQDYANAKSYLDLYTTTTRPSARSLLLGIRIERTFGNKDKEASYALALRNLFPYSREYLEYKETMNH; from the coding sequence ATGAATAATAAAGTAGCGAAAGCAAGGCATTATTTTTTGGCTTGTCTGGTCGCATTACTAACCGCAGGGTGCGTCACCGAGACTAACAAACCCAACCGGCAATCTGTTGACAAGGTCAAAGCGCTGGAGCTGCATATTCAGCTGGCCGAAGGTTATATTCGCAACAGTAATCGCGAATCGGCTCGTCACCATTTGCGCAAGGCATTTGAAATTGATCGCAACTCGGCGCCGGCTACCGCCGCCATGGCAAAATTGTACGAGCTTGAAGGTGAATCAAAACTCGCCGAAGAAAGCTATCGTAATGCGCTGCGTCGCGACCGCAATTTGACCACGGCGCGCAACGATTACGGTTTATTTCTGTATCGCAAAAAGCGTTATGAAGAGGCGCTGGAGGAATTTGAAATTGCCGCTGCCGATCTGGATTACGACAACCGCGCCCGCACCCTGGTAAACGTTGGCCGTACTGCGCGCAAGCTGGGCAAAGACGAACGCGCCGAAACGGTTTTCAAACACGCGCTGGTGCTTAACCGCCAATTGCCATCGGCCATGATTGAGCTGGCAGAAATCAGCTTCCTCAAGCAGGATTATGCCAATGCCAAGTCCTACCTTGATCTTTACACCACGACCACGCGCCCATCCGCCCGCAGCTTGCTGCTGGGCATTCGTATTGAGCGCACCTTTGGTAATAAAGACAAGGAAGCCAGTTACGCACTGGCGCTGAGAAACCTATTCCCGTACTCCCGTGAATATCTGGAGTACAAAGAAACTATGAATCACTGA
- a CDS encoding aminotransferase class V-fold PLP-dependent enzyme, with amino-acid sequence MTESIAHPITGSPEAGIFDVENVRADFPALHQNVNGQPLVYLDNAATTQKPEAVIEAISRYYREDNSNVHRGAHALADRATAKFEAARTAVAAFINAPSQAQIIWTRGTTESINLVAACWGRSTLQPGDRILVSAMEHHSNIVPWQLIAAATGARVEAIPVLADGTLDIDALPALLDSRVKMVSVGHVSNALGSINPVEKIIALAHGVGAKVLIDGAQAVSHWNVDVQALDCDFYAFSAHKVFGPTGLGVLYGKRELLDAMPPYQGGGEMIETVSFQGTTFNQLPYKFEAGTPDIAGVIGFGAAIAYLNQLDRKAAYAHEEALLTYALQKAEQVEDLLIIGASAHKASVLSFLIKGVHPQDLGLLLDKQGVAVRTGNHCAQPIMDQLGIPGTVRASFCFYNTFDDIDRLFAAIDKAKQFLL; translated from the coding sequence ATGACTGAATCAATAGCCCATCCCATTACCGGTAGCCCCGAGGCCGGCATTTTTGATGTGGAAAACGTGCGTGCGGATTTTCCGGCCTTGCACCAAAACGTTAATGGTCAACCGCTGGTTTACCTCGATAATGCGGCCACCACTCAAAAACCTGAAGCGGTAATCGAGGCAATCAGCCGTTATTACCGCGAAGACAACAGCAATGTGCACCGCGGTGCGCATGCGCTGGCAGATCGCGCCACCGCGAAATTTGAAGCGGCCCGCACCGCGGTTGCCGCTTTTATCAATGCACCGTCGCAGGCGCAGATCATCTGGACGCGAGGCACTACCGAAAGCATTAATCTGGTAGCGGCCTGCTGGGGGCGCTCAACGTTACAACCCGGTGATCGTATTCTGGTGTCGGCGATGGAGCACCATTCCAATATCGTGCCCTGGCAACTGATCGCAGCCGCCACCGGTGCCCGTGTTGAAGCGATACCGGTGTTGGCTGATGGCACACTGGATATCGATGCATTGCCAGCGCTGCTGGATAGCCGGGTAAAAATGGTGTCAGTGGGGCATGTATCCAATGCACTGGGCTCGATAAACCCGGTAGAAAAAATCATCGCCCTGGCCCACGGGGTGGGTGCCAAAGTGCTGATTGACGGCGCCCAGGCGGTCAGCCACTGGAATGTCGACGTGCAGGCGCTGGATTGTGATTTCTACGCATTTTCGGCGCATAAGGTATTCGGCCCCACCGGCCTTGGTGTGCTCTATGGCAAGCGCGAATTGCTGGATGCCATGCCGCCTTATCAGGGCGGCGGCGAGATGATCGAGACGGTGAGCTTTCAGGGCACCACGTTTAACCAGTTGCCCTACAAGTTTGAAGCCGGTACGCCGGATATTGCCGGCGTTATCGGTTTTGGCGCAGCCATCGCTTACCTCAACCAGCTGGATCGCAAAGCGGCTTATGCCCACGAAGAAGCCTTGCTGACTTACGCGCTGCAAAAAGCAGAGCAGGTTGAAGATCTTCTTATCATTGGCGCATCGGCGCATAAAGCCAGTGTGCTGAGTTTTCTCATTAAAGGCGTGCACCCGCAAGATCTCGGTTTATTGCTCGACAAACAAGGGGTTGCGGTAAGAACCGGTAACCACTGCGCGCAGCCGATTATGGATCAGCTGGGTATTCCGGGCACCGTTCGTGCGAGCTTCTGTTTTTATAATACCTTTGATGACATTGATCGCCTGTTTGCGGCGATTGATAAAGCGAAGCAATTTTTGTTGTAA
- the hisS gene encoding histidine--tRNA ligase gives MKKIQAVRGMNDLLPGDSALWQYVESVATDILHRYGYQEIRFPIVESTELFKRSIGEVTDIVEKEMYTFEDRNGDSLTLRPEGTACCVRACEEHGLLYNQTQRLWYLGPMFRHERPQKGRYRQFHQIGVETFGMEGPDIDAEILLISSRILRELGISESVTLQINSLGDAPSRAAFKEALVAYLQQHHDRLDEDSKRRLETNPLRILDSKNADTQALLDGAPVLLDYLDAASKAHFEELQQLLSAAGIAFQVNSRLVRGLDYYGKTAFEWVTDKLGAQATVCAGGRYDGLVEQLGGKSCPAVGFGIGLERIVLLLQELQQVPEGLDQQADIYLIAAGEASVRQAAVQYAEKLRDELPFLRVLTHCGGGSIKSQMKKADKSGADVALILAEDEVASGTVVVKYLRLDEPQQTLTQAEAIEFLQSMD, from the coding sequence TTGAAAAAAATCCAGGCCGTTCGCGGCATGAACGATTTATTGCCGGGCGATTCGGCACTGTGGCAATACGTTGAGTCGGTAGCGACTGATATTTTGCACCGCTATGGCTATCAGGAAATTCGTTTCCCTATTGTTGAATCGACCGAACTTTTCAAACGCTCTATCGGTGAAGTGACCGATATCGTTGAAAAGGAAATGTACACCTTTGAAGATCGCAACGGCGACAGCCTGACTTTGCGCCCCGAAGGTACCGCCTGTTGTGTGCGTGCGTGCGAAGAACATGGTTTGTTGTACAACCAGACCCAGCGTCTGTGGTATCTCGGCCCGATGTTTCGCCATGAGCGTCCGCAAAAAGGTCGCTACCGTCAATTCCATCAAATCGGTGTTGAAACCTTCGGTATGGAAGGTCCGGACATTGATGCAGAAATTTTGCTGATCAGTTCCCGTATTCTGCGCGAGCTGGGTATTAGCGAATCAGTAACCCTGCAAATCAATTCCCTGGGCGATGCGCCGTCACGCGCCGCTTTTAAAGAGGCGCTGGTGGCTTATTTGCAGCAGCATCACGACCGCCTGGACGAAGACAGCAAGCGCCGTCTGGAAACCAATCCGTTGCGTATTCTCGACAGCAAAAATGCTGACACTCAGGCGTTGCTGGATGGTGCTCCGGTGCTGCTGGATTACCTTGACGCTGCCTCCAAAGCCCATTTTGAAGAACTGCAACAACTGCTCAGCGCCGCCGGTATTGCCTTTCAGGTGAATTCGCGTCTGGTGCGTGGCCTCGATTATTACGGCAAAACCGCCTTTGAATGGGTAACCGACAAGCTGGGTGCCCAGGCAACCGTTTGTGCCGGTGGTCGTTATGACGGTCTGGTCGAGCAGCTGGGTGGTAAATCCTGTCCGGCGGTAGGTTTTGGTATCGGCCTTGAACGTATCGTATTGTTGCTGCAAGAGCTGCAACAAGTGCCTGAGGGGCTTGACCAGCAGGCGGACATATACCTGATTGCAGCGGGTGAAGCCAGTGTGCGTCAGGCAGCGGTACAGTACGCAGAAAAACTGCGTGACGAGCTTCCCTTTTTGCGGGTATTAACGCATTGTGGCGGCGGCAGCATCAAGAGCCAGATGAAGAAAGCGGACAAAAGCGGTGCTGATGTAGCGTTGATTCTGGCAGAAGATGAAGTTGCATCCGGTACCGTGGTTGTGAAATATTTGCGCCTTGACGAACCGCAGCAAACGCTGACGCAGGCAGAAGCCATCGAGTTTTTACAATCAATGGATTGA
- the rlmN gene encoding 23S rRNA (adenine(2503)-C(2))-methyltransferase RlmN translates to MSADSSAGTPAVAAAEVAKVNLLGMPEAKLVAFFETLGEKRFRAVQVMKWIHQLGADSFDQMTNVSKDLRAKLEKIAEIRPPEVVKQLDSTDGTRKFLIRVSGGNVVETVYIPDGDRGTLCVSSQVGCSLDCSFCATGKQGFNRDLTAAEIIGQVWIAAKSFGQLQHGAERSVTNVVMMGMGEPLLNFDNVVDSMNLMMHDNCYGISKRRVTLSTSGVVPALDRLSQYTDACLAISLHAPNDALRNELVPINRKYPIAMLLDSAKRYIEALPDTHRKITIEYTLIDQVNDRPHHAHELAELLKDVPVKINLIPFNPFNLSNYKRVSNNALRRFQDILMQAGYITTVRTTRGDDIDAACGQLAGSVNDITRRSERHRARFDESQPVKILAQS, encoded by the coding sequence ATGTCGGCTGATTCCAGCGCTGGCACGCCTGCCGTGGCGGCAGCAGAGGTGGCGAAGGTCAATCTGCTTGGAATGCCTGAGGCCAAGCTGGTCGCATTTTTTGAAACTCTGGGCGAAAAGCGTTTTCGCGCGGTTCAGGTGATGAAATGGATTCACCAGCTGGGCGCCGACAGTTTTGACCAGATGACCAACGTCTCCAAAGACCTGCGTGCCAAGCTGGAAAAAATTGCCGAAATTCGCCCGCCAGAAGTGGTAAAGCAGCTCGACTCTACCGACGGCACCCGCAAATTTCTGATCCGCGTTAGCGGTGGCAATGTGGTTGAAACCGTTTATATCCCCGATGGTGATCGCGGTACTCTGTGCGTGTCTTCCCAGGTGGGTTGTTCGCTCGACTGCAGTTTTTGTGCAACGGGCAAGCAGGGTTTTAACCGCGATTTGACGGCGGCTGAAATTATTGGTCAGGTCTGGATTGCCGCCAAATCTTTTGGGCAGTTGCAGCACGGCGCCGAGCGTTCCGTCACCAACGTGGTGATGATGGGCATGGGTGAGCCACTGCTGAACTTCGATAACGTCGTCGATTCCATGAATTTGATGATGCACGATAACTGCTACGGCATTTCCAAAAGACGCGTTACGCTGAGTACCTCCGGCGTGGTGCCGGCATTGGATCGTTTAAGTCAATACACCGATGCCTGTCTGGCCATTTCGCTGCATGCCCCCAATGATGCATTGCGCAATGAGCTGGTGCCTATCAATCGCAAATACCCGATCGCGATGCTGCTGGATTCGGCCAAACGCTATATTGAAGCCTTGCCCGACACTCACCGCAAAATCACCATCGAATACACCTTGATTGATCAGGTGAATGATCGTCCGCACCATGCGCACGAACTGGCGGAACTTCTCAAAGACGTTCCAGTCAAGATCAACCTCATACCGTTTAATCCCTTTAACCTGTCGAATTACAAACGCGTCAGCAATAATGCGCTGCGCCGTTTTCAGGATATTTTGATGCAGGCGGGTTACATCACCACGGTAAGAACCACGCGTGGTGACGATATTGATGCAGCTTGCGGTCAGTTGGCGGGCAGTGTGAATGACATAACCCGTCGCAGTGAGCGCCATCGTGCACGCTTCGATGAATCGCAACCGGTAAAAATACTGGCACAATCATAA
- the sufC gene encoding Fe-S cluster assembly ATPase SufC: MLRITDLHAKVEEKDILKGLSLTVKPGEVHAIMGPNGSGKSTLGNVLSGRDGYEVTGGSVEFNGKDLFELETEERAREGLFLAFQYPVEIPGVSNMEFLKAAVDARRKHLGLPDLSAVEFMKLARETSKRVSLDQAFLKRGVNEGFSGGEKKRNEILQMMLLEPRLCILDETDSGLDIDALQVVAEGVNAMRDKDRSFIVITHYQRLLDFIVPDYVHVLAHGRIIKSGTRELALELEAKGYGWLESEAV; the protein is encoded by the coding sequence ATGTTACGCATCACTGATCTGCATGCCAAAGTTGAAGAAAAAGATATTCTCAAGGGCCTCAGCCTGACGGTAAAACCGGGCGAAGTTCATGCAATTATGGGCCCTAATGGCTCAGGCAAAAGTACGCTGGGCAACGTGCTTTCCGGTCGTGATGGCTACGAAGTTACCGGTGGATCGGTTGAGTTTAACGGTAAGGATTTGTTCGAGCTTGAAACCGAAGAGCGCGCCCGCGAAGGTCTTTTTCTGGCATTCCAGTATCCGGTAGAAATTCCCGGCGTCAGCAATATGGAATTTTTAAAAGCTGCCGTTGATGCGCGCCGCAAACATCTCGGCTTGCCGGATCTGTCGGCTGTTGAATTTATGAAGCTGGCTCGTGAAACCAGCAAGCGCGTCAGCCTCGATCAGGCATTTCTCAAGCGCGGTGTTAACGAAGGTTTCTCCGGTGGCGAGAAAAAACGCAACGAAATTCTGCAAATGATGCTGCTCGAGCCGCGTCTGTGCATTCTTGATGAAACCGACTCCGGGCTGGATATTGATGCGCTGCAAGTAGTTGCCGAAGGCGTCAATGCCATGCGCGATAAAGACCGCAGCTTCATCGTCATTACTCACTATCAGCGTCTGCTGGATTTCATCGTGCCGGATTACGTTCACGTACTGGCGCACGGCCGTATTATCAAGTCTGGCACGCGTGAGCTGGCGCTGGAGCTGGAAGCCAAAGGTTACGGCTGGCTGGAAAGTGAGGCGGTGTAA
- a CDS encoding HesB/IscA family protein, translating into MTVDAFDPAREIVTLTPAAMAHFKREIEKKGDVSAVRLSIRESGCTGYKYVVDLVAEATGNDLHVPLDNGVELLIDAGSLSVVKGVNIDYVLEGVNRELRFNNPNVKDMCGCGESFSVN; encoded by the coding sequence ATGACAGTAGATGCATTTGATCCGGCGCGTGAAATCGTTACCTTGACGCCTGCCGCCATGGCGCATTTCAAACGCGAAATCGAAAAAAAAGGCGATGTCAGTGCGGTTCGCCTCAGCATTCGTGAAAGCGGCTGCACCGGTTATAAATATGTGGTTGATCTGGTTGCGGAAGCGACCGGGAACGATTTGCACGTCCCTCTCGATAACGGCGTTGAGCTGCTGATAGATGCGGGCAGTTTATCGGTAGTGAAGGGCGTTAATATTGATTATGTGCTGGAAGGTGTTAATCGCGAGCTGCGATTTAACAATCCCAATGTCAAAGATATGTGCGGGTGTGGCGAAAGCTTCAGTGTGAATTGA
- the sufT gene encoding putative Fe-S cluster assembly protein SufT → MSTERRVVVANEDCPARRVPDGTPLVIPKDTFVTVTQALGGNYTVTYHGQMVRVDGTDAGLLGLPSDELSFPPAETDEISTDQVWHALGTVYDPEIPVDLVNLGLIYSVNIDQESGTVFIQMTLTAPACGMGPVLVGDVEYRVRKVPNVKLVKVELVFDPPWSRDMMSEEAQLQTGMFF, encoded by the coding sequence ATGTCCACAGAAAGACGGGTTGTTGTAGCCAATGAAGATTGTCCGGCGCGGCGCGTGCCGGATGGAACACCACTGGTGATCCCCAAAGATACTTTTGTCACCGTCACCCAGGCACTGGGCGGTAATTATACGGTGACTTATCACGGCCAGATGGTGCGGGTAGATGGCACCGATGCCGGGTTGCTGGGCTTGCCTTCTGATGAGTTGTCATTTCCTCCGGCAGAAACGGATGAGATTTCTACTGACCAGGTGTGGCATGCACTGGGAACCGTTTACGACCCGGAAATTCCGGTTGATCTGGTCAATCTGGGGCTGATTTACAGCGTGAATATTGATCAGGAAAGCGGTACCGTTTTTATTCAGATGACGCTGACTGCGCCCGCTTGCGGTATGGGGCCGGTGTTGGTTGGCGATGTAGAATACCGCGTGCGCAAGGTGCCCAATGTCAAGCTGGTCAAGGTTGAGCTGGTATTCGACCCGCCGTGGAGCCGCGATATGATGAGCGAAGAAGCTCAGCTGCAAACCGGCATGTTTTTCTAA
- the ispG gene encoding flavodoxin-dependent (E)-4-hydroxy-3-methylbut-2-enyl-diphosphate synthase translates to MHCASPIKRRKSRQIMVGNVPVGGDAPIAVQSMTNTETTDVLATVEQITRIQNAGADIVRVSVPTMEAAEAFGEIRKRVTIPLVADIHFDYRIALRVADLGVDCLRINPGNIGREKRIRAVIDKASDLNIPIRIGVNAGSLEKDLQKKYGEPTPDALVESALRHVEILDQLNFKNFKVSVKASDVFMAVEAYRKLAALIEQPLHLGITEAGGLRSGTVKSAVGLGALLMDGIGDTIRISLAADPVEEIRVGWDLLRSLKLRSKGVNFIACPSCSRQNFDVIKTMNELEVRVEDITVPLDVAVIGCVVNGPGEAKEADLGLAGGTPNLIYIDGQPNHKLGNDSLVDNLERLIREKAAQKEARLAEEEKNIIVRG, encoded by the coding sequence ATGCATTGCGCGTCTCCCATCAAGCGTCGTAAGTCGCGTCAGATAATGGTAGGCAATGTGCCTGTCGGTGGCGATGCCCCGATTGCGGTGCAAAGTATGACCAATACAGAAACAACCGACGTATTGGCAACGGTTGAACAAATCACCCGCATTCAAAATGCCGGTGCAGATATTGTTCGCGTTTCGGTGCCGACCATGGAAGCTGCCGAAGCTTTCGGCGAAATCAGAAAACGCGTCACCATCCCGTTGGTGGCAGATATTCATTTCGATTATCGCATTGCCCTGCGGGTAGCGGATCTCGGTGTGGATTGTCTGCGTATTAATCCGGGTAATATTGGTCGTGAAAAGCGAATTCGCGCGGTGATCGACAAAGCCAGTGATCTGAATATCCCCATTCGTATCGGGGTGAATGCCGGTTCGCTGGAAAAAGATTTGCAAAAAAAATACGGTGAGCCGACGCCGGACGCGCTGGTGGAATCCGCCTTGCGTCATGTTGAAATTCTTGATCAATTAAATTTCAAAAATTTCAAAGTCAGCGTAAAAGCATCGGATGTTTTTATGGCGGTAGAGGCCTATCGCAAACTGGCTGCTTTAATCGAGCAGCCGTTGCATTTGGGTATTACCGAAGCCGGTGGTTTGCGTTCTGGTACCGTGAAATCTGCGGTGGGGCTCGGCGCTTTATTGATGGACGGCATCGGCGATACCATCCGCATTTCGCTGGCGGCAGATCCGGTAGAAGAAATTCGCGTAGGTTGGGATTTGCTGCGCAGCCTGAAATTGCGCAGCAAGGGCGTAAATTTTATCGCCTGCCCGAGTTGCTCGCGTCAGAATTTTGATGTGATTAAAACCATGAACGAGCTGGAAGTACGGGTAGAAGACATCACCGTGCCACTCGACGTGGCGGTGATCGGTTGTGTGGTCAACGGCCCGGGTGAAGCGAAAGAAGCTGACCTGGGGCTTGCCGGCGGTACGCCCAATCTGATTTACATTGATGGTCAACCCAATCATAAATTGGGTAATGACTCTCTGGTGGATAACCTTGAGCGTCTTATTCGCGAAAAAGCGGCACAAAAAGAAGCCCGTCTCGCGGAAGAAGAAAAAAATATTATTGTGCGTGGTTAA
- the csdE gene encoding cysteine desulfurase sulfur acceptor subunit CsdE, with protein sequence MSQFGTDITAADIVDTLAFFDSWEERYKYIIELGKELDALEDEHRTEQNLIRGCQSQVWLIHSLEQGKLHFRADSDAFIVKGLLGVVLAAYNGKTPADVLAFDIESYFEQLNLVQHLSATRGNGLKSMVKRIQDIAAATV encoded by the coding sequence ATGTCTCAATTTGGTACTGATATTACCGCGGCAGATATTGTCGATACGCTGGCTTTTTTCGATTCCTGGGAAGAGCGTTACAAATACATCATCGAGCTGGGTAAAGAGCTGGATGCCCTCGAAGATGAGCACCGCACTGAACAAAACCTGATTCGAGGCTGCCAGAGCCAGGTCTGGCTGATTCATAGTTTGGAGCAGGGCAAGCTGCATTTTCGCGCTGACAGCGACGCCTTTATTGTAAAAGGTCTGCTGGGGGTTGTTCTGGCTGCCTATAACGGCAAAACACCGGCCGACGTGCTGGCGTTTGATATTGAAAGCTATTTCGAGCAGTTGAATCTGGTACAGCACCTCAGTGCCACCCGTGGCAATGGTTTGAAATCCATGGTCAAACGTATTCAGGATATCGCTGCCGCCACTGTCTGA